DNA sequence from the Sulfurimonas sediminis genome:
AAAAGTAGTGTTAAAATCTGCACCTGCCACCAGAGGCAAAGTTGTGACATTCAGGGTAAATTTTACAGGGCGTGCGGCATAGTCGTCACTTGAGTAAGAGCTGTTTGTGTCCAAAGAGGTATTGTTCTGATCCCTTCCCTCTATGTAAACCTGGACACATTTTACAGCGCGGTCTATCGTCATATCAGCATAATAAGCACAACCGCTTGCATTGGTATCGTTACATGTAGTGCTGGTTGAGTCATCACATTTTACGACATCTGCAAGAAGGTTACCTCCACAGTCTGTAGTGTTTCCGTCATCATAGTATTTGAGTGAGACTTTTGTAATATCCGCCGCACTTGGAGCAGTCTGTGTGAGTGCATCTTTTGAAAGAATGTAAAGACCGTAGGGGTTATTGACAATCTGTGTTGTAAGGTTGTTCTCCCAGTCATCGACCGCGTTACATGTAACACCGCTAATGGAACTGACCGCATTAAAGAGGGTTGTTTTGTTGTTGTTTTGATTTCCGCCACCGCACTGAGGGACAGCTCTGCTGGTTCCGTCATAGTTGTTACCGCTGTTTTCATTGTTGTAAAGAGTTTGAATGTCATTCGTACTGAATTGAGAATTAAAGATTTTGAATTCATCAACGGCTGCACCGATAGATTGTCCATTCGGTGTATTGTTATTATTACTCTGGTAATCACTGTTGAAGAGTAGTCCAAGTGTTCCGGACGGTGCTTGAGAAAAATTAAGTGTTTCTGTTGTGTCAACATAGACTTTTGTTGTGCCATTGTTTCCGTTAACAACAAAACTTAAAAGGTGCCACCCTGATAAATTTTGAGGATTGTAGTTTTGACATTCGTAAGTATTTCCTTGCATACACAGGTTCCAACTGTTATTTGTTGTATCAAGAGCAAAATATATATAGTCATTACTGCTTCCTGGTCTGTCTGCAATATTAAAAAATTTTGTATTATTAAAAGATATATGCCCATTGTCATTAAGAGGAAATTGAATCCAGGTTGTCAATGTATAGTTTGCAGGAAGTGAAATATTGTTTTGTACTAAAATTGCTTTATCAGAATTAGTCGTTGCATTGATATCTCCTCCGGTATAAATTTTCCCATCCGTAACATTGGCATCATTGAGAGCCGTTGCATTATAATCACTTCCAAGAGTTCCATCGTTTTTTATTTCGTAAGTATTGCTGTCACTGTCCCAGCTGCATTCATCCATACGATAATTAATAATTGGTTTTGGATAAATATCTGCTACCGATGTATAAGGGATGACAATTAGTTCGCCAAAGGAAATATCATCATAATTTGAACTACTGATTTGTCCACAAAGTATTTCTACTTTTGATATACCATTGACATTTCCCACATACAGTTTTGAAACATCAAATTTGTAATCAGTAGATTGATTAATATCAAAAGTTGTGATAAGTGCATTAGTGCTGTCATAGACTTTGATTTTATTTATCCCATCTACACTTACATCCCGCATGCGAGAGATAAAAATTCTAAATGCTGTCAAATTTCCTGTTATATTGCCATCAAGCAAATATATTTTTGATGTCGCTTCCGGAGCATCAGGATAAAAAGAATTGGAAGTATCGTCAATATCATAATTATCATCACTGTCCGTATAATCACCAAGGTGCACTCTTTGTATAAAGTCAACAGCTGTTGTTGTCTGCTGAGATGTCAATTTTAGAGCAGAAAAATAAAAATCATCAATATCCCGTACTCTTCGGCTTCCACAGCTTGTTTCGCTCCCAAACAAATTATAACAACTCCCTCTTACAGCAATATCATGGTAGCCACTTGCAAGGCTGAGTGTCGTATCGAGTGATATAGTAGCACTTCCACTTGCTCCTGTGCCAACAAGGTTTCCATCAATATAGACACGAATAGCACTGTCAATGCCAGCAGCATTTATAAGCTCAACCACGGTAATATCGCTGTTTTCACTTAAATAAAATTTTGTGGGATTGTTAAGGTAGTAATCATACGTGTGATCATTATCTGTTGTCAGAGGTTCAGAAGGTGTAAAACTGCCGAGGTCATTATCCCCAGGATGCAGGTAGCCATTTAGAGAAACATCCCCCCAGCTTAAAGAACAACTCAGTATTAGAAAGAGAAAAAATCTTCCAAAATCTTGCAAATTAAATCCTCATATTTTTGTTATCTGTTAAAAAACATTATTAAAATCGACAGACAAACTGCATTTATCCAATTCAAAAGCATAGCTGTCATTACATGTAAGCTTCTTTTGAAACTCATATTTGCCGTTTTTTAGCTCAAAAATATCGACAATTTCACTGTTTGGTTCCACTAGCATATAAAACTTTACACCGTTTTTTTCATATAAGAAAAATTTTTCGTTGATGTCTTTTTTTGCTGTTGATTTTGAAAGAACTTCTACAACAAGGGGAGGCGTTTTGGAAAAATACTGCTCTTTTGGTTCTTCACAAAACAGAGCCACATCAGGCTGCACGACATTGTACTCATCTATTTTCCAGTCAACCGGTGATATATAAACTTCACACTCTTTACAATCCAGCGTTCCTGCTAATTCTCGTGCGATATTTAAAACTAATCTCTGATGTTTTGGATAAGGTACCGGAGACATATCGTATGCTTCTCCATCTATAAGCTCCCATCTGCCTTCCCAGGTGACATAATCATTCCATGTGAAAAAGTTTTTATCTATGGCTTGCATGATGTCTGCTCCATTGCTAGCTTAAGTTTTCATATTCTTTAGCCTTGAGTATAGCATATATTATATTATTGGGTACTTTTATGTTTCCTTATAGTAAACAGAAATTAATTAAAGTAGGTATATAATACTTACATGTAAACAAACACAAAGGATGGACAATGGTAGAATTTTTAAAAAAAGCGATGGACTG
Encoded proteins:
- a CDS encoding DUF6701 domain-containing protein, translating into MQDFGRFFLFLILSCSLSWGDVSLNGYLHPGDNDLGSFTPSEPLTTDNDHTYDYYLNNPTKFYLSENSDITVVELINAAGIDSAIRVYIDGNLVGTGASGSATISLDTTLSLASGYHDIAVRGSCYNLFGSETSCGSRRVRDIDDFYFSALKLTSQQTTTAVDFIQRVHLGDYTDSDDNYDIDDTSNSFYPDAPEATSKIYLLDGNITGNLTAFRIFISRMRDVSVDGINKIKVYDSTNALITTFDINQSTDYKFDVSKLYVGNVNGISKVEILCGQISSSNYDDISFGELIVIPYTSVADIYPKPIINYRMDECSWDSDSNTYEIKNDGTLGSDYNATALNDANVTDGKIYTGGDINATTNSDKAILVQNNISLPANYTLTTWIQFPLNDNGHISFNNTKFFNIADRPGSSNDYIYFALDTTNNSWNLCMQGNTYECQNYNPQNLSGWHLLSFVVNGNNGTTKVYVDTTETLNFSQAPSGTLGLLFNSDYQSNNNNTPNGQSIGAAVDEFKIFNSQFSTNDIQTLYNNENSGNNYDGTSRAVPQCGGGNQNNNKTTLFNAVSSISGVTCNAVDDWENNLTTQIVNNPYGLYILSKDALTQTAPSAADITKVSLKYYDDGNTTDCGGNLLADVVKCDDSTSTTCNDTNASGCAYYADMTIDRAVKCVQVYIEGRDQNNTSLDTNSSYSSDDYAARPVKFTLNVTTLPLVAGADFNTTFQALDANNNPSTDYNETRNSSFRVDANITKITCTLGSFSMENFSFANGQKSDVNASYSEVGDLNITIKEINGSEFAKVDADDTNDNQRVIEQNSTTVSFAPHHFSIINYTFTRNNPDQDWRYMANVNDANISIAFNVRAQNEQNQTTQNFDALCAATDVGIKIDLNTTNDDANASYFERINNTATTGHDKNLSNMNFNATVNDSNFSAGDSTQIEYALNVYRVFNTPKEPRTITVTEVNTTSSTVINRGLTPENNSSKFYYARLYTQDLATSQATDTVQAKVLVYDSLADGYVSDLNLTEELSHWYHFIPQNENTNGDILALNVSRTTNKKAADDDGMSATVSFDTNGTFSITVNNPNENTLTHYIHLDVSPWIWYVHENFGSDYNESIGSSCSEHPCIKYNFNTQSSGTGVSSGNVNGVSFDANVSKNSRGIRLLR
- a CDS encoding Uma2 family endonuclease — encoded protein: MQAIDKNFFTWNDYVTWEGRWELIDGEAYDMSPVPYPKHQRLVLNIARELAGTLDCKECEVYISPVDWKIDEYNVVQPDVALFCEEPKEQYFSKTPPLVVEVLSKSTAKKDINEKFFLYEKNGVKFYMLVEPNSEIVDIFELKNGKYEFQKKLTCNDSYAFELDKCSLSVDFNNVF